A genomic segment from Triticum dicoccoides isolate Atlit2015 ecotype Zavitan chromosome 1A, WEW_v2.0, whole genome shotgun sequence encodes:
- the LOC119353181 gene encoding uncharacterized protein LOC119353181: MPLLCRVADRCPRRIAVPRAASAVRLAISPTTGAARRSPVPPRRSSPDEEEKKDKSEPMGRRMVEQGSDNDGPAIPVSDAIPNEVVITYDKDHPKMDLGTMYPSMKEFRLAVRQFAINEEFDIGTEKSDKKRFRGFCKSSEDCPWRIVGSLQDDKCTVKVTVLVDQHDCVSSSRVKTITPSQD; the protein is encoded by the exons ATGCCGCTGCTCTGCCGCGTCGCCGACCGCTGCCCGCGCCGCATCGCCGTGCCCCGCGCCGCCTCAGCCGTGCGCCTCGCCATCTCCCCGACGACTGGAGCCGCCCGCCGGAGCCCcgtgccgcctcgccggagctcgccg GATGAAGAAGAGAAAAAAGATAAGAGTGAACCAATGGGTCGTAGAATGGTTGAGCAGGGCAGTGATAATGATGGTCCTGCCATTCCTGTTAGTGATGCCATACCAAATGAGGTAGTGATTACATATGATAAGGACCACCCAAAAATGGACCTTGGCACAATGTACCCATCAATGAAGGAATTTAGGTTAGCAGTGAGGCAATTTGccatcaatgaggagtttgatataggCACGGAGAAGTCAGATAAAAAGAGATTTAGAGGGTTCTGCAAGTCAAGTGAGGATTGTCCTTGGAGGATTGTTGGCAGCCTACAGGATGATAAATGTACTGTAAAG GTCACAGTTTTAGTTGATCAACATGATTGTGTTTCAAGCAGCAGGGTGAAGACCATAACGCCATCGCAAGACTAG